A single Pan troglodytes isolate AG18354 chromosome 19, NHGRI_mPanTro3-v2.0_pri, whole genome shotgun sequence DNA region contains:
- the LOC129137669 gene encoding LOW QUALITY PROTEIN: small ribosomal subunit protein uS14-like (The sequence of the model RefSeq protein was modified relative to this genomic sequence to represent the inferred CDS: substituted 2 bases at 2 genomic stop codons): protein MGHQQLYXSHPXKFGWGSHSCCVCSNQHGLILKHGLNRCCQCFHQYMKDIGFIKLD from the coding sequence ATGGGTCACCAGCAGCTCTACTAGAGCCACCCATGAAAATTCGGCTGGGGTTCTCACTCTTGTTGCGTCTGCTCAAACCAGCATGGTCTGATCCTGAAACATGGCCTCAATAGGTGCTGCCAGTGTTTCCATCAGTACATGAAGGATATAGGTTTCATTAAGTTGGACTAA